A stretch of DNA from Aspergillus flavus chromosome 3, complete sequence:
ACAGCCGTCAGCGGACAACCAATTCGCGCCCGCACCGCCGACCCAGGTCAGCCTGTCGAAGGGCTCCGAGTGGAGATTTGAGGTTGCTTTCGGCACAGTCATTCGAGTCAAGGTGAGTAGCTCAACCACAAATCAATTTACGACCCCATACATGGAAATTATAGCGTGGCTGACCTATCCTTCCCAAAAATTGGAGGGGCAACCATAGCTCCTCGCTGGCACCGCAGAACTCTTTGGCACCGAACTAGCTCCATCTCAAACATACACCTTCTCCGGGACGAAAGGCGCAATATACACCTGGCATGGTTGCACACTGGAAGTGGGCGCGGGGGATACAGGGCCATCTGTCGATGGGTTGGCACCGGGTGGATTGAGCGGCGCGACACCTCGCGGGCTCGGCGCAGGAGGTTGTCAAAGCGAGTACACGGCAGAGGAGACACCGATGGTGGAATACGCCAATGTGCATTTTGCGTTGGAGACTATGCGTCAGGAGGCGAAGGCGACAGGAAAGGACGGTCCGCGCGTGCTAATTCTCGGCCCGGAGAATGCGGGAAAGACGAGTGTCGCGAAGATCCTGACGGCATATGCTACGAAGGTGGAGAGGCAACCTATCGTTGTCAACTTGGATCCGACTGAGGGTATGCTTAGTGTCCCTGGGACGTTGACGGCTACGGCGTTCCGCACTATGATGGATGTTGAGGAGGGATGGGGAAGCAGTCCTATGTCGGGGCCCAGTGCTGTTCCTGTGAAGCTGCCTTTGGTCTACTTTTACCCGATGCAGAATCCGCTGGAGGCGGAGGGGTCTGTTTACCGGCCCATTGTGTCGCGGTTGGCGCTGTCGGTGATGGGACGCATggcagaggatgaggaggctaGGGAAACGGGTATTATTGTGGATACGCCGGGGGCTTTAAGTCAGGGTAAACCTGGAAGTCTTGAAATGATCAACCATATCGTGACGGAGTTTTCGAGTATGTCTCCTCGGTTTGCTTATTGTGTAAGGTGTGCATGCGCTGACGGATGACAGTTACTACTATCCTTGTCATTGGCTCGGAACGTCTATACAGTCTCATGATGAAGAACTACGATAACAAGCCGACGTCTAGCGCTTCCGCCGTCGCCTCGGACGAGCGCATCACAGTCGTGAAGCTCTCTAAATCCGGTGGATGTGTAGATCGCGATGCAGCCTTTATGAAGGGAGTCCGGGAATCCCAAATCCGGACATACTTCTTTGGCAACCCTATCCCGTCCACTGCGTCTGCCGCTCTTTCGCTCTCAGCATCGTCAACTACAAATGTGACACTATCCCCACACGCCCAACAGCTTGATTTCAACACGCTCAGTATCTACAATTATACCATCGCATCGctagaggaagacgaagacgaataTGATCCATCCCAACTCGGAGCCGGTGACTCGTTCCTCCCCGGGGGAGGTAACGACGCTGAGGCCAGCCAGGCCCAGCAAGATGAGCCAGCTCGAGCTACACCTTTACCTGGCATAGTTTCCAGCATCGAGAGCGCTACCCCACCCGTGGCTTCGAATGTCCCGTTGAAGAAAGTCTTACCCCCTGCACCATCCACACTCGCCAACTCTctcatcgccatcaccaaCGCACCCACCACAGCCAGTGCGGCCGAGGTGCGGGACGCCAGTATAATGGGATTCCTGTACGTGGCTGAAGTGGATAGCGAGAAGGGCAAGATTCGTGCTCTAGCCCCGGTGGGCGGACGAGTACCACCGCGGGCGATTGTCTGGGGAAAGAAGTGGCCCGGAGAGGTAGTGGGGTTGGTTGGGTAGAGTAGCCGTTAGTAGGTATATAATTCATCAGTACTGGAGTTCGGTCGGGTGGGCACTGGTTCAATGATTGTTAGCCACAGTTCTATCTACAAGTCTATAGACGAGTGAAGCACAATATCAGCATGTATAGTCACGTTTCCAAGTACTAAAAATGACCAGTCATGGCTACCCCCAGCCTATCAGAATACGAGTAGCTGTTGGTGCGTTGGGTGCATTTAGTGCAAGACTCGCCCAATGACCACCAATCACTTCCAAGACAATCCAGAATAAAACAAATGAGGTCACCAAATAGAGATCAGACAACTTGTCCCATCCAACTAAACCGAACGATGTCCTTGGCGCCCCCGTCGGGCAAACCCAACACAGCCACTAACAGGCCGCATGAAGTACATACTACGCAGGACAGTACATATATAAGCACCAGCGAAATCCCCCATAcgaaaaataaatactaatcATAATACTCCATACCATAACACACattccaaaagaaacaagggAACAATATAACCCCGGATCCAACCATTACACGGAATATCAGACAGTGAAATAGAATGAACTGGCTCAAGCGACTCCTCCCCATCACCGACCCCCAGCTCCGCCGGCAGAAAAAGGTCCAGCGACGCCGCGGTCGGCAGGCTCGCGCTCGGGAGCGTCAACTGCGCCGCCAACGGGGGGATTCAACCCGAAACACTAAGTTCTTTACCCGCGGGGGTCCTGTCGCTGTTGTCTGGTGATTTGGGTATGTTTTACTTTTGATTCTCTTTCTGCGTGTCATACCTTCTTATCATTCctatttctaataatatcttctATATTCAGGGATTACGAAGGAAGAAGCGTTTGAAATTCTACCATATACACATTCCAATACATCACCACAGTCACCGACCGCCTCCTTATCGCTATCAATCCCCGATTAAATCAACGAAACCAACCTCATACATAGACCACCAAAAAACCACACCCTACAAATCAACACACCACCAGatccaaaaaagaaacaaaaaagagaaaaagataaaagaaggaaatgctCCTCCCACGCCGCAAACTCAAACGCCTACTAATAACCATGCTCCTCCCATTCCTCCTAACCCTAACGCTCCTAACCCCCTTCTACCTAATCTACAAACCGCCATCGCTGCTTATCCGCTACTTCCAACACCGCTGGCCCGACACCCTCTGGCACGTCCCTCTCCCCAGCAACCGAAAACTCATCGCCCTGACAATCGACGACGCGCCGTCGGTCCACACCCCCGAACTCCGCTCCGTGCTGGCGGACAACGCCGCAAAGGCGAcgttcttcctcatcggaTCGCAGATTCCGGGCCGGGAGGGCGAATTGCATGAGCTTGTGCGGCAGGGGCATGAGTTGGGGAATCATGCGATGCGGGATGAGCCGAGTCGGAGTCTtagtgatgaggagctgAGGGAGCAGGTACGGGTCGTGCAGGATCGGATTCGCGCGGCGTATTCGGCGGTTGGGGGGCGGGAGCCGAGGGAGAGGTGGTTTCGGCCTGGGAGTGGGTTTTTTAGTGAGCGCATGAGGGGGTTGTTGGGGGAATTGGGGTTTAGGATTGTCTTGGGGAGTGTGTATCCGCATGATGCGCAGGTGAAGTGGTGGTGGGTGAATGCGAGGCATATTTTGAGTATGGTTCGGCCGGGGAGTATTGTTATTTGTCATGATCGGCGGGAGTGGACGGTGCCTATGTTGAGGGTGGTTTTGCCGGagttgaggaggagagggtATGAGATTGTGACGGTTTCTGAGTTAGTTAGGGCTGGCGTGGAGGCTGGGACGATTTCTGGG
This window harbors:
- a CDS encoding putative mRNA cleavage factor complex II protein Clp1 (Protein clp1), with the translated sequence MSLPGLDLTQPSADNQFAPAPPTQVSLSKGSEWRFEVAFGTVIRVKLLAGTAELFGTELAPSQTYTFSGTKGAIYTWHGCTLEVGAGDTGPSVDGLAPGGLSGATPRGLGAGGCQSEYTAEETPMVEYANVHFALETMRQEAKATGKDGPRVLILGPENAGKTSVAKILTAYATKVERQPIVVNLDPTEGMLSVPGTLTATAFRTMMDVEEGWGSSPMSGPSAVPVKLPLVYFYPMQNPLEAEGSVYRPIVSRLALSVMGRMAEDEEARETGIIVDTPGALSQGKPGSLEMINHIVTEFSITTILVIGSERLYSLMMKNYDNKPTSSASAVASDERITVVKLSKSGGCVDRDAAFMKGVRESQIRTYFFGNPIPSTASAALSLSASSTTNVTLSPHAQQLDFNTLSIYNYTIASLEEDEDEYDPSQLGAGDSFLPGGGNDAEASQAQQDEPARATPLPGIVSSIESATPPVASNVPLKKVLPPAPSTLANSLIAITNAPTTASAAEVRDASIMGFLYVAEVDSEKGKIRALAPVGGRVPPRAIVWGKKWPGEVVGLVG